DNA sequence from the Treponema sp. OMZ 838 genome:
AAATCCTGTTTGGATTGTGCATACAATATCAAACTGTTATGAAAATTCAAAACCGGTTATAGAAAGCATTAAAGAAAAACTTCAGGACGAATTAAATAAAAAAATGCGTCCCGAAAAATACGGCAAAGCCGTAAATTGTATTTTATTGAAATGTGCTTTCAGCTATTATGATAATGCTCATTGTAAAACAAACTATGTCATCGATGAATCGGGACGCAAATTATCAAATCAAGAAGCCGCAAAAGAATTACAGAAATTATACACAAAAGAAGAGATTTCCGAAAACGGATATTACTTGCGTCCCCGATTTCAATACGGGCCATTTAGAGCAGATACAGGCAAGATAAATGTAGTTATACATTTTGAAAAAGAATTCAGCCGATTAACACATCGTCAGCAAAAAGAAAAACTGGCAGAGTATTTTTTAATTGCGCTTAAAACTATTGCAGAAAAACAAAAAAAGAAAATACTGAATTATGATTTTAATTTAATGATTTCCGATTTTACTGAAATAATGAAAAAATGGATGAATTAGGGAGATGTAAACATGCGCTATTCATTTCTGCCAGTCAATCTAATTTTCCTCTTGTTTTTCAATAAGATCTTGTACCACCTTTTCCAAAGTCAATAATTGAGCCATGTCTGATATATCGCTTATCCCGAAATGATTAAAGGATGTGCGCCTGTAATTGTTTTGTATTCTTTCGGTCTTGATATAAATGATATTTTCCGATTATCAATTCCTATATCAACCTTTACCAATTTGTCATGATTCGATTTGATTTTACAAAATGAGATTTTACCGGCCATAATTTCTTTTTCATTTTCTAAAATTCTTATATTAAGCTTATCGATATAAACAATAAATTTTTTTGCTACACTTTTACGAATTTTTTTTATAATAAGATATGATATAACAAATGCAGGTAAAAACACTAAAAATTTAAATAGCGGATGAACTTTGTAAGTAATCATTCCAGAATAAAATAACAGCAGGTATGTTAGTAATATAGGAAACATAAAGCCTATCGGAAAGCATAGTCCCATAATCATGTCGCTTTTTGGTGTTCCTGCCACAAATTCAAATTTTTTCATCATGTATGTATCTACTATATTATGTTAATTTCTTTTATCAAATGATAGGTTTCTATAAAGCGAAGATGCCAAATCTTCTTGTCGGCGGTAATTTCTTCGTATATATTCTCCAATGTATGCGCAGGCGCTAATAGTCCTAAAGAATAATCTTCAAAAACGACTTCACCTATCTTTTCAAGTTTATCTAATAGAAGTCCTAAATCTTTGTGATTAAACCAGCAATCCGTATCCAGAGCATATTTCGTATTTTGTTTCTTGCAGGCAATTTCGCTATTCAAAAAATCATCCATAGTCGGCTCATCTTTTTGCAGCAAGCGCGTACAAGCTAAATGATATTCTATTTTTCTTGGTGTCTGGTCAACATCTGAAACAAAAACGACGCCGTACTCATTCTCAAATTTAACTGCAAGCACTTCTCCCACGTTAAAATACGGATTTCGTTTAATTTTTGCCTTCGGTACCTTAATCGGTTTCTGATTTTCACTTTGCAGCTGTACTGCCAGTTTATCAAGAGCCTTCTGTCTTTGCTTTAAAGCTTTGCCGTCAATTTCAAGCCAGAAATCATCAGCACCTTTTGCAATTATTGTTAATGCCTTATTCTTTATCTTCTCAGACAAATGTCCGACATTCCACAAAGAATAAGCGAATGCAGTCCAGTAAATCTCCGTGTAAAATGAATCTATACAAAAATTATTCTCGTCATTTAAAATATCTTCAATTATTGTGTCGATATTTTCACCGTCTTTATATCGTTCTACTATAGTATTGTAAATGTCATACCCATCGTCACTGTCTATAATTTTTACACCGTCTATTGCCATTTCACATAATCTCCTTTAATTATACATTATCCGCTTTTCAGTGATAAAATTCCCTGTATAAATTAGGATACTCATATCCTACAGGATGTTTTCTGAAAATAAAATAGACGAATACAGCCGCAAGTAAGCAGAAGAAGTTGATGATGTATAAGTATCTAAGTGTATGATGCCTATGAAAAAACAACATAACGATTAAGAGAGTCATTATACCGAGCGGCACATAGAGTCTGAATGTAATATAGTTATCTGTCAGAGGTTTCTTTCCCATCTTTAATAACCCGTAATTCAGGTATTCCTTATTTTCTTTACCTTGCAATTCATCAAATGCCTTCCTAAATGTTTGTAAGCAAAGGCTTTTATTCCTGACACTTCCTGATGATGATGTTTCAATAATTCATCAGGAGAATTCCATACTCCAAAATCTTGAGTAATTCCTTCGCTTTGTATGTACGTGTTGTTCCTGTCAAAATCAATTATTGGATGCCGAAAATCTTTTACCGCAACACCATAACCGCAGAAAAAACCGGTGCAGTTTGCAAATTGTTTTTGCAGTTTTGATAAATACTTTTGATCCAGTATAAAGGCTTCAAGTTCATACCACTTATCTTCAAAATACACTTCAACCCAACTGTGAAATATATTCTGCGGCGCATTTTTATAAACAAATCCGCTCATTACTCCTTTCTGTAATTGTTTGTCTATGGTAAAACCATGAACTCGACAAGGAATTTCGCAGGCACGTAACAAAGCCATGAAGAGTGTTCCTTTTGTATTGCATTGACCGTATCCGTCCTTAAGAACTTTAGATGCGCTGATATCATCATCTGTATTATACCCGAATGCGATATCATCTCTTACAAAGTTATAAATAGCTTTAAGGCTGTCAAATTTATTTTGTTCTTTCCAATGTTTTTCTTCTATTAATTTTTGAATGCTCGGATTTGAAAAATCCAGCATTGTAGTCTCTTGCAAGTATTGATTCATATCCATTTTATTTCTCCAATGCTTTCAGCAAATCGTCTATAGCCAAATATCCTTTTGCGGTATCATCACAAACCATTTTCTTACCTTCTTCTATTTCAGTTATCTTTTTCATTATTTTATGCACAAACATTAAATTAAGTAACATTGTAATAACACATAATACAGATGAAATTACTATGCTAAAGAATGTATATTCAAAAGTATAAATTGCTTTATTTAGTAGAAATACACTTATCGGTAAAAGAATTATACTTGATGCTAATGCCGGAATATATCTTTTAATAATAATACTTTGGATTATATGAACAAGCAAATGCAATGAAAAAGCAATAAATGCCCCAATCCAAACGATATATATTCTGAAAAAAATGCTTACACCGGTTATGATTATACAGAGCAAATATTCTTCTAAAACAGCTATCGAAAAACCTTCATTGCTAAAATTTTGATATAGCACATAAAGTTTATTATATTTTCTGACTATATCTATATTTTTATTTAACCATATTCCAAATCCTATTATTTCTTCCATCTCATGAAGCATAAAAATAATAGGGAATAGCCAAAATATATTTTGCAATTTTTTTTATCTCCTGTCATATTAATTAAATTGTTTTCCAGCAGCGTTCTTTCATGAAACCGGTAATATTGGATATGTCTTCTCCTTCGTAATATTTTACTAATAACTTCTTAAACTCAGGAACTTCCTTTTCCGGAATTACAATAAAACCGCCGCCATGAGAAATCAAATAATGATTTGAAAAAATAACAGAGGCTCTTTTATTACCATCAAGAAATATCTGCGTCTTCATACAATAAAGACATAATTTGATAGCAATATTAATCACATCATCATTCTCCTCGGTAATCTTTTGAATTCTATCTTTAACATCTGCTTCATTCGGTAAAGACGGAACATAAGATGAGCCTCCAATGGTTACCGGAACACCACGAATGCGGCCGCCTTCTGCAAAAAAACCTTCATTTACAAGTTTTGCAATATGACTCAGCATATAATAGTCTGATCTACTTGCAATAACATCTTTATCTAGAATAAACTCCCAAGCATGTTTCAAGTTCAAAATCTTTTGCACATCAGTTGCTATCATGCCGGAAACCCTTCCGTTTTCTATAATTTCTTCTGTTTGTGGAAAAGATGTTACAATTCCCTCCAAGACAGCTTGATCATAGATATTTATTTTTATATTAGCCCTTGCAAATGCAATATTTGCCATAACATTGGAAGATAGTTCATCTTCCGAATATCCGGCAATAGCAAGTTTTGTTTCTACATATCTAAGTTCTTTTCTTATTTTTCGTACTTCTTTTGCATTACGGAGAAGCAGGTTATATAACTCCTCTGTATAGACTCCTACATATGTCGATGTCTGTTTACCGGCTACACGCTTTCTAACATATAAATATTTTCCATCGCCGCGTTCTTTAATTTCAGGTGTACCGTCATACGGCAATAAACTTAATCTGGCATGAAGATCGGCGCGAACCTTAAGGAATTCCTGTATTTCATTATAGTTTGTTGGCATTATCTATTTCTCCATTGGGGAGCATTTATTGTAATTATTATACTATTATGCTCCCCAAAACTCAATATGAAGGGCGCTTCATTATTTTTGCCGCCTCAAAGAACTATTTTTATAAGTTTATATTCTCAATCATCTGTTATAATTTGTTTTTCCTAAAGGAATAGGTGTCGGATTTGAAAGCACCCAGAGAACTGAAAGTTCACACAAACGCTCCGTTATAGCGTCTTCATCACCACCGTTTGCACGTATGCTTGAAATAAGCTCTTTGGTCTCTTCCAGTTCTTCCTCAGAAAGCGGTGTGCCTGAAGCAAAATGATTTGGCAGGGTATTAAGCATATTTCTATAATCTTTATCCCAGTTTACTCCGCCGTTTCTATATAGCTCATCCTGCACCCTGCCTGTTATACGGATAACTTCGCCTTGTACTGTTTTTGCAGCTCCGCTTGAAGGAATCAGCATCTCCCAAAGTTCATCGTATTGTTCTCTCCAAGAACCTGTCTTTACAATAATAGGAGAAACGCCGTCATGTATCTTACGTTTTGGAGCAGGCTTTACATCAAACAGTGTATAGAGTTTCTCGAGTCCCGCTTCTGTTTCAGCCAAGTAATCTTTATTAAAGTTTTCTCTGTGAAATTCAAAATCCTTACCGATTATTTCAACTCTTTCCGCCATTTCAGTCGTTATCTCAGCACCTGCCTTTATTAACATTTCTGCAATTTCCGCTGCCTGTACAATATTACTATTTCTGCAAATAGCAAGGGCTTCGGCTAAAGGAGTTCGTCCCATATCATTTTTTGCATTAACATCTGCACCTTTTTCAATCAAAAAACTTACTATCTTAGGGCGGAAAAATCCTGCTGCCGTATGCAGAGGGGTACTTCCATATGTATCAGGTTTTTGTATATCTCCTCCTAATTCATACAGCAGTTTTACAGTATCTCTGCCCAGAGTGGCATGTTTATATAATGGCGTACGCCCATAATAATCAGGAGTATTCACATCTAAACCCTGTTCTACCAGCCAGATAACAAGCTCATCAGGAACACCGCCATAATGAAGCGCCGTATTGAGGCTGTATCTACCGTTATGAGCGGTAAGCTCACATTTATCATAGACAGCTTTAAGAGCTTTAACATCTCCTGCTGTAATCAGTTCATCAAAATTTTTAGGTAAGGTAATTCTTTTCTTTGCCATTAGTCTTCTCCTTAGTTATAATCCAAAATTATTAAGTTTCCATTGTACTATGTGGGTATCAAAAGTATTTGACACTTGTATATTTTATATTTCTAAACCCACTTAAGCCCATTAACATCTTTTAAAACCATAGATTTTCCGTCATAATCATTTTTTAATTCAACTTCTTTTTCCTTAACCGATATGTTGTTGTACCAGTGTTCCAAACTTGCATACTTTCCCGTATGGATATTGATAAGCATGCTTGTTATGGGATCCCAAGTGCCTTTTTTTACCGTTTCCGCCAGTAAATAATACGCATCTAAAAATATAAGATTTCTTCCATATATCCAAAATGGAAGTTTAATATCTAACAGCGGTAATTTTGCAGAAAAAATATCATCTCCATGCGGCGGCACTGTTTCATAATGAAATTCTATCTCACTCCCATAATATGCTATCGTTGCCTCTTCACAGCATATGCTTTGAGGAGCACCCTCCTCAGCTATGATAAATTCCATCACTTCTCCTTATATTTTCTTACCCTTCCATATCGGCTGACATAATCCCCTTCTTTAAGCTTCCGCATACTGTTATACAATGCCCGAAGAAAAGGTCGGCATCATCAAAATAGGCAGAAAATGAACCGCCTGATATCATACAAATTGAACTGAGGCTAATTCTTTTTGCAAAACTTTCTTCTGTAATTTCAGAAGTTTCATCATCAGATTCTGCCCATTCGCAGGCGAGTTTAGTAAGCTTTTTTGCAGCAAAACTACGCAGGTCTGCATCCCATTTTGCCTGCTCTGACACCATTGTTTTCAGAGCTTTTTTCGCCTTTGTTATTTCACCCTTATTATCCTTATCTACATCTAATATAATATTTATTTTTCTATCCTGCCAAATAATACTTCCTTGAAAACTTTTAAGAGGCTTATCATAAATCAGTTCACCTAATATATCATCTTGTAAAATTATAGGTTTTCTATACTCTGCAAGTATTTCTTCCAATTCCTTACAAGCCGCATTTTTTTCAAGAACTTCCACAACTAAAAAATGTTTTTTTGCAGGTAGTACACCGTTTGGAACTTCCTCAGGAAGCTTTGCATGCACCTTTAATTTGTAAATGGTTTCGTCTTCAAATTGATATGGTAAATTTTCTTTGTCTGTGACAGG
Encoded proteins:
- a CDS encoding AzlD domain-containing protein — protein: MGKKPLTDNYITFRLYVPLGIMTLLIVMLFFHRHHTLRYLYIINFFCLLAAVFVYFIFRKHPVGYEYPNLYREFYH
- a CDS encoding transglutaminase family protein, with protein sequence MDMNQYLQETTMLDFSNPSIQKLIEEKHWKEQNKFDSLKAIYNFVRDDIAFGYNTDDDISASKVLKDGYGQCNTKGTLFMALLRACEIPCRVHGFTIDKQLQKGVMSGFVYKNAPQNIFHSWVEVYFEDKWYELEAFILDQKYLSKLQKQFANCTGFFCGYGVAVKDFRHPIIDFDRNNTYIQSEGITQDFGVWNSPDELLKHHHQEVSGIKAFAYKHLGRHLMNCKVKKIRNT
- a CDS encoding HXXEE domain-containing protein, which produces MQNIFWLFPIIFMLHEMEEIIGFGIWLNKNIDIVRKYNKLYVLYQNFSNEGFSIAVLEEYLLCIIITGVSIFFRIYIVWIGAFIAFSLHLLVHIIQSIIIKRYIPALASSIILLPISVFLLNKAIYTFEYTFFSIVISSVLCVITMLLNLMFVHKIMKKITEIEEGKKMVCDDTAKGYLAIDDLLKALEK
- a CDS encoding Fic family protein, which translates into the protein MPTNYNEIQEFLKVRADLHARLSLLPYDGTPEIKERGDGKYLYVRKRVAGKQTSTYVGVYTEELYNLLLRNAKEVRKIRKELRYVETKLAIAGYSEDELSSNVMANIAFARANIKINIYDQAVLEGIVTSFPQTEEIIENGRVSGMIATDVQKILNLKHAWEFILDKDVIASRSDYYMLSHIAKLVNEGFFAEGGRIRGVPVTIGGSSYVPSLPNEADVKDRIQKITEENDDVINIAIKLCLYCMKTQIFLDGNKRASVIFSNHYLISHGGGFIVIPEKEVPEFKKLLVKYYEGEDISNITGFMKERCWKTI
- a CDS encoding ankyrin repeat domain-containing protein; amino-acid sequence: MAKKRITLPKNFDELITAGDVKALKAVYDKCELTAHNGRYSLNTALHYGGVPDELVIWLVEQGLDVNTPDYYGRTPLYKHATLGRDTVKLLYELGGDIQKPDTYGSTPLHTAAGFFRPKIVSFLIEKGADVNAKNDMGRTPLAEALAICRNSNIVQAAEIAEMLIKAGAEITTEMAERVEIIGKDFEFHRENFNKDYLAETEAGLEKLYTLFDVKPAPKRKIHDGVSPIIVKTGSWREQYDELWEMLIPSSGAAKTVQGEVIRITGRVQDELYRNGGVNWDKDYRNMLNTLPNHFASGTPLSEEELEETKELISSIRANGGDEDAITERLCELSVLWVLSNPTPIPLGKTNYNR
- a CDS encoding DUF2262 domain-containing protein, with the protein product MELIEYMRLRNKMTQKEWEDSFEKKEREIIVLRHEGGGGSLRNGFWDWAAYFLAYVDCETGELHKEEGRIVYPVTDKENLPYQFEDETIYKLKVHAKLPEEVPNGVLPAKKHFLVVEVLEKNAACKELEEILAEYRKPIILQDDILGELIYDKPLKSFQGSIIWQDRKINIILDVDKDNKGEITKAKKALKTMVSEQAKWDADLRSFAAKKLTKLACEWAESDDETSEITEESFAKRISLSSICMISGGSFSAYFDDADLFFGHCITVCGSLKKGIMSADMEG